The following are encoded together in the bacterium genome:
- a CDS encoding FAD-binding oxidoreductase, with the protein MVAEHPAPRYVVTSHETISHKSLDNLGHDWSLAADPDVAPRRPLAVFFPETTEEMARLIATHREQRIPYRIRARGHSSNGLVLGDRDTSIICTEYMNRIEPPDAESRTVWVQCGAVMAEIDAALATHGFGLPVIGDHNHITAGGFASVGGVSPASHRNGMFIDTLAGLEYVAPDGAVRSCGPGDADFDRLRGGTARHGVITRLQLRIIEIDKQRTILRNERRLTTSLERFLDWTAALVAGDRGAAMERAMWVDLPTPVGSLRVGQVSRYVATPRTCWAVAWNRVAYGALHALGYVAGRLPGWLDRLVQYAGMAGVVLSPRYASIKNVETFADRIIDSSVGDPTRMLIVFPPADQYRAVAGALEALLRRHRAQSGCLTFICMYVKGIQSPYLERACGQPGRPFSEIVLYLGVEPVAMRGALDRLVSDIDDLCIAHGAFRYMHTRTVGPDDPRRAAIDPNLALERRSP; encoded by the coding sequence ATGGTCGCCGAGCATCCCGCCCCGCGCTACGTCGTCACCTCGCACGAGACCATCTCGCACAAGAGCCTCGACAACCTCGGCCACGACTGGTCGCTGGCCGCCGATCCCGACGTCGCGCCGCGCCGGCCGCTGGCGGTCTTCTTTCCCGAGACGACCGAGGAGATGGCGCGTCTGATCGCGACCCACCGCGAGCAGCGCATCCCCTACCGGATCCGCGCCCGCGGCCACTCGAGCAACGGCCTCGTCCTCGGCGACCGCGACACGAGCATCATCTGCACCGAGTACATGAACCGCATCGAGCCCCCCGACGCCGAGTCGCGGACGGTCTGGGTCCAGTGCGGCGCGGTGATGGCGGAGATCGACGCCGCGCTCGCCACCCATGGCTTCGGCCTGCCGGTGATCGGCGATCACAACCACATCACCGCCGGGGGCTTCGCCTCGGTGGGCGGCGTCAGTCCCGCGTCGCACCGCAACGGGATGTTCATCGACACGCTCGCCGGGCTCGAGTACGTGGCGCCCGACGGCGCCGTGCGGAGCTGCGGCCCGGGCGATGCGGACTTCGACCGCCTGCGCGGCGGCACCGCTCGCCACGGCGTCATCACCCGCCTGCAGTTGCGCATCATCGAGATCGACAAGCAGCGCACGATCCTCCGCAACGAGCGCCGGCTGACGACCAGCCTGGAGCGCTTTCTCGACTGGACCGCGGCGTTGGTGGCCGGCGACCGCGGCGCGGCGATGGAACGCGCCATGTGGGTCGATCTGCCGACCCCGGTGGGCAGCCTGCGGGTCGGACAGGTGTCGCGCTACGTCGCGACCCCGCGCACCTGCTGGGCGGTGGCGTGGAACCGCGTCGCCTACGGCGCGCTGCACGCGCTCGGCTACGTCGCCGGCCGCCTGCCCGGGTGGCTCGACCGCCTCGTCCAGTACGCCGGCATGGCCGGGGTGGTGCTGAGCCCGCGCTACGCGTCGATCAAGAACGTCGAGACCTTCGCCGACCGCATCATCGACTCCAGCGTCGGCGATCCGACCCGCATGCTCATCGTCTTCCCCCCTGCCGACCAATACCGCGCCGTCGCCGGCGCGCTGGAAGCGCTCCTGCGGCGGCACCGGGCGCAGTCCGGCTGCCTCACGTTCATCTGCATGTACGTCAAGGGCATCCAGTCGCCCTATCTCGAGCGCGCCTGCGGCCAGCCGGGGCGACCCTTCTCGGAGATCGTGCTCTACCTCGGGGTCGAGCCCGTCGCGATGCGCGGCGCCCTCGACCGCCTGGTGTCCGACATCGACGACCTGTGCATCGCCCACGGCGCCTTCCGCTACATGCACACCAGGACGGTCGGCCCGGACGATCCGCGCCGAGCGGCCATCGATCCCAACCTCGCTCTGGAGCGGCGCAGCCCGTGA
- a CDS encoding alpha/beta fold hydrolase, producing the protein MLRRALAPGQPSRRRRLAAAARYNAFFAGALWRVYVTPQIAAWRRRRHLAATRQSPIAIGTPRGASDPGDLVTTHYVETDDGLTLTLLRVRRPAPGPAPGAVLLLHGLTSSSDMFIMPEHRNVVRYLLEHGFTDVWCADFRMSGRFVHNLRRQRDTMDDVALFDHPALIAAVRAAIGPERNLHVVAHCLGSLTFMMSLAAGRVAGIASVVCNSVALTPRVPWWSRVKLRVAPFLVETLLGRPYVTARWRDQPGLTRSELVARLVSWWHRECDEPACHMVSMMWGSGDPALFNHANLHAVTHQRIGDLFGGSSMTYYRHVRAMVRRGVACTLRREPRYRELPASYAAAAHALTTPVLFLCGDHNNVFTDSNPHCFERLHTYAPAAARSLFELRVVPGYGHQDIFMGRDSDRDVFPHIADFLRRRGG; encoded by the coding sequence ATGCTGCGGCGCGCCCTGGCGCCGGGCCAGCCGAGCCGCCGGCGCCGCCTCGCCGCCGCGGCGCGCTACAACGCCTTCTTCGCCGGCGCCCTGTGGCGGGTGTACGTCACGCCGCAGATCGCCGCCTGGCGCCGGCGCCGCCATCTCGCGGCGACGCGCCAGAGCCCGATCGCGATCGGGACCCCGCGCGGGGCCAGCGATCCCGGGGACCTGGTGACCACCCACTACGTCGAGACCGACGACGGGCTGACCCTGACCCTGTTGCGCGTGCGGCGTCCCGCCCCCGGACCGGCGCCGGGCGCCGTGCTGCTCCTGCACGGCCTGACCAGCTCCTCGGACATGTTCATCATGCCCGAGCATCGCAACGTCGTGCGCTACCTGCTCGAGCACGGCTTCACCGACGTCTGGTGCGCCGACTTCCGCATGAGCGGGCGCTTCGTCCACAACCTGCGGCGGCAGCGCGACACGATGGACGACGTGGCGCTGTTCGACCACCCGGCGTTGATCGCGGCGGTGCGCGCCGCCATCGGCCCCGAGCGCAACCTGCACGTCGTCGCCCACTGCCTGGGATCGCTCACCTTCATGATGAGCCTCGCCGCCGGCCGGGTCGCCGGCATCGCCAGCGTCGTCTGCAACAGCGTCGCGTTGACTCCGCGGGTGCCGTGGTGGTCGCGCGTCAAGCTCCGCGTCGCGCCGTTTCTCGTCGAGACGCTGCTCGGGCGGCCGTACGTGACGGCGCGCTGGCGCGACCAGCCGGGCCTCACCCGCAGCGAGCTGGTGGCGCGACTGGTGAGCTGGTGGCACCGCGAGTGCGACGAACCGGCCTGTCACATGGTGAGCATGATGTGGGGGAGCGGCGATCCGGCGCTCTTCAACCACGCCAACCTGCACGCGGTCACCCACCAGCGCATCGGCGACCTCTTCGGCGGCAGCAGCATGACCTACTACCGCCACGTGCGCGCCATGGTGCGCCGCGGCGTCGCCTGCACCCTTCGCCGCGAGCCGCGCTACCGGGAACTGCCCGCCAGCTACGCCGCCGCCGCGCACGCGCTCACCACGCCGGTGCTGTTCCTCTGCGGCGACCACAACAACGTCTTCACCGACTCCAACCCGCATTGCTTCGAGCGCCTGCACACCTACGCGCCGGCGGCGGCCCGATCCCTGTTCGAGCTGCGGGTGGTTCCCGGCTACGGCCACCAGGACATCTTCATGGGCCGCGACAGCGACCGCGACGTCTTCCCCCACATCGCCGACTTCCTCCGCCGCCGCGGCGGCTGA
- a CDS encoding MFS transporter has protein sequence MTDVAARQERLNLWATCAAQFLTLAGMTAVLPLLPLYLQHIGITDRATLKYWTGALGAAPFAVAVFATPVWGALGDRLGYKPMVVRSVFGLALSTAGMGVSGTPLALLAWRAVQGAVSGVFPAAVALVSAMTPERRVGRSLALLQSARAGGALCGPLIGGVLADLIGIRGLFFAVGALAAAAGLACAVLIAEPRHDAAAAAAAADAPNWRALLAARPLLAMLVLLTLFQASVMCSWPTLALYVAQLGIERAAVATTTGVVVFAAGLPAMLMATVWSRWGRRIGPLPALTVSLLLSGAANLAMGLASGLPAVLALRACAGAGVAGFVPLTFEWMNARAPEGARGRMAGLGSTAMMIGNVIGPLLGGWLAVHVGLAATFWVPGAMLGAVGVALCVWRPWAT, from the coding sequence ATGACCGACGTCGCGGCGCGCCAGGAGCGGCTCAACCTCTGGGCGACGTGCGCGGCGCAGTTCCTCACCCTGGCGGGCATGACGGCGGTGCTGCCGCTGCTGCCGTTGTACCTGCAGCACATCGGCATCACCGATCGGGCGACGCTCAAGTACTGGACCGGCGCCCTCGGCGCGGCGCCCTTCGCGGTGGCGGTGTTCGCGACCCCGGTGTGGGGCGCGCTCGGCGACCGCCTCGGCTACAAGCCGATGGTCGTCCGTTCGGTGTTCGGGTTGGCCCTGTCCACCGCCGGCATGGGCGTGTCGGGCACGCCGCTGGCGCTGCTGGCGTGGCGCGCGGTGCAGGGCGCGGTGAGCGGCGTCTTTCCCGCCGCGGTGGCGCTGGTGTCGGCGATGACGCCCGAGCGGCGCGTCGGCCGCTCGCTGGCGCTGTTGCAGTCGGCGCGCGCCGGCGGCGCGCTGTGCGGGCCGCTGATCGGCGGCGTGCTCGCCGACCTGATCGGCATCCGCGGCCTCTTCTTCGCCGTCGGCGCGCTGGCCGCCGCCGCCGGACTCGCCTGCGCCGTGTTGATCGCCGAACCGCGCCACGATGCCGCGGCCGCCGCCGCGGCGGCCGACGCGCCGAATTGGCGGGCCCTGCTGGCGGCGCGGCCGCTGCTCGCCATGCTGGTGCTGCTGACCCTCTTCCAGGCGTCGGTGATGTGCTCGTGGCCGACGCTCGCCCTCTACGTCGCGCAGCTCGGGATCGAACGCGCCGCGGTGGCGACCACCACCGGCGTCGTCGTCTTCGCCGCCGGCCTGCCGGCGATGCTGATGGCGACGGTGTGGTCGCGCTGGGGCCGCCGCATCGGACCGCTGCCGGCGCTGACGGTGTCGCTGCTGCTCAGCGGCGCCGCCAACCTGGCGATGGGGCTGGCGAGCGGTCTGCCGGCCGTGCTGGCGCTGCGCGCCTGCGCCGGCGCCGGCGTGGCGGGGTTCGTGCCGCTCACCTTCGAGTGGATGAACGCGCGCGCGCCCGAGGGCGCCCGCGGCCGCATGGCGGGGCTGGGATCGACGGCGATGATGATCGGCAACGTCATCGGCCCGCTGCTCGGCGGCTGGCTGGCGGTGCACGTCGGCCTCGCCGCCACCTTCTGGGTCCCCGGCGCCATGCTGGGCGCCGTCGGCGTGGCGCTGTGCGTCTGGCGGCCGTGGGCGACTTGA
- a CDS encoding acyl-CoA dehydrogenase family protein → MDGRRDTPEQAEFREYCRRWLRENRPPAPAFRLPEHAIEVMTEEQRTYLCAWQKKCYDAGLVGADYPKAYGGGGHQGFQRIASWEMSALGVPYMINVIGLGMAAPTILHHGTEEQKRRYLPPLLSGEEIWCQGFSEPGAGSDLAGVQTSAVRDGDNWIINGHKVWTSLAHFASWMILLARHSSADKYNGLTYFITPIAGAPGVTVRPLIKITGQTGFNEVLFEDAVIPDRLRVDEVGKGWQVAMTTLLHERGAAENAGSGGGQSVEDRLAALIALAKRMPRNGGTAWDDPVIRDRLMQIVVRVEGFRQVFRRARVGALTDHPMRIPLSSKLLISELNQDMAALALDIEGAFASLYLGDERAPDGAEWPLAYLNSYGITIAAGTSEIQRNILGERVLGLAKTK, encoded by the coding sequence ATGGATGGCCGTCGCGACACGCCCGAACAGGCCGAGTTCCGCGAGTACTGCCGGCGCTGGCTGCGGGAGAACCGCCCGCCCGCGCCCGCGTTCCGCCTCCCGGAGCACGCCATCGAGGTGATGACCGAGGAGCAGCGGACCTACCTCTGCGCCTGGCAGAAGAAGTGTTACGACGCCGGCCTGGTCGGCGCCGACTACCCCAAGGCATACGGCGGCGGCGGCCATCAGGGCTTCCAGCGCATCGCCAGTTGGGAGATGTCGGCGCTCGGCGTGCCCTACATGATCAACGTCATCGGCCTCGGCATGGCGGCGCCGACGATCCTCCACCACGGCACCGAGGAGCAGAAGCGCCGCTACCTGCCGCCGCTGCTCTCCGGCGAGGAGATCTGGTGCCAGGGCTTCTCCGAGCCCGGCGCCGGCAGCGACCTCGCCGGCGTGCAGACCTCGGCGGTGCGCGACGGCGACAACTGGATCATCAACGGCCACAAGGTGTGGACCAGCCTGGCCCATTTCGCGAGCTGGATGATCCTGCTGGCGCGCCACAGCTCGGCCGACAAGTACAACGGCCTCACCTATTTCATCACCCCGATCGCCGGCGCCCCCGGCGTCACCGTGCGGCCGCTGATCAAGATCACCGGCCAGACCGGCTTCAATGAGGTGCTGTTCGAGGACGCGGTGATCCCCGACCGCCTGCGCGTCGACGAGGTCGGCAAGGGCTGGCAGGTGGCGATGACCACCCTGCTGCACGAGCGCGGCGCGGCGGAGAACGCCGGCAGCGGCGGCGGCCAGTCGGTGGAGGATCGCCTGGCGGCCCTGATCGCGCTCGCCAAGCGCATGCCGCGCAACGGCGGCACCGCCTGGGACGACCCGGTGATCCGCGACCGCCTGATGCAGATCGTCGTCCGCGTCGAAGGCTTCCGCCAGGTCTTCCGCCGCGCCCGCGTCGGCGCCCTCACCGACCACCCGATGCGCATCCCGCTGTCGTCGAAGCTGCTGATCAGCGAGCTCAACCAGGACATGGCGGCGCTGGCCCTCGACATCGAGGGCGCCTTCGCCTCGCTCTACCTCGGCGACGAGCGCGCCCCCGACGGCGCCGAATGGCCGCTCGCCTACCTGAATTCCTACGGCATCACGATTGCCGCCGGCACCAGCGAGATCCAGCGCAACATCCTCGGCGAGCGCGTGCTCGGGCTGGCGAAGACGAAGTGA
- a CDS encoding acyl-CoA dehydrogenase produces the protein MTQPRNFGFGEDETILRDSARKFLADHAGVEALRRLVARDHTVAYESAVPPAPWDETLWQQMVELGWSALAAPERAGGLGMKMVAVAALAEEAGRAALVSPLVTALFATCALRECDTPAATAALRRIAGGEAMALAMTNDRGSWAVEDSDVAAAPSADGAELTGTACFVQDARKARAFVVAARGPAGLGLYVVDADAPGVTVLPDRVIDLTRDQARVRLAGVRVGADRIAAAGDAGAAALRRATPALLTIVAADMCGAGEWQLQTTTAYAQVRKQFDRPLGFFQAVKHPLVNMMLAVDQARSLVYNAACAIDSEPDQAERFARMAKASAGDMAALCSGRSVQLHGGIGFTWECDVHLWFKRQQHNQLLFGDAAYQRARLAALE, from the coding sequence ATGACCCAACCCCGCAACTTCGGCTTCGGCGAGGACGAGACGATCCTCCGCGATTCCGCCCGCAAGTTCCTCGCCGACCACGCCGGCGTCGAGGCGCTGCGGCGTCTGGTGGCGCGCGATCACACGGTCGCCTACGAGAGCGCCGTGCCGCCGGCGCCGTGGGACGAGACGCTGTGGCAGCAGATGGTCGAGCTCGGCTGGTCGGCCCTGGCGGCGCCGGAGCGGGCCGGCGGCCTGGGCATGAAGATGGTCGCCGTGGCGGCGCTGGCCGAGGAGGCGGGGCGCGCGGCGCTGGTGTCGCCGTTGGTCACCGCCCTGTTCGCCACCTGCGCGCTGCGCGAGTGCGACACGCCGGCGGCGACGGCGGCGCTGCGGCGCATCGCCGGCGGCGAGGCGATGGCGCTGGCGATGACCAACGACCGCGGCTCCTGGGCGGTCGAGGACAGCGACGTCGCGGCCGCGCCGTCCGCGGACGGCGCGGAGCTGACCGGCACGGCGTGTTTCGTCCAGGACGCGCGCAAAGCGCGCGCCTTCGTCGTCGCGGCGCGCGGCCCCGCCGGCCTCGGTCTCTACGTCGTCGACGCCGACGCGCCCGGCGTCACCGTGCTCCCCGACCGGGTCATCGACCTCACCCGCGACCAGGCGCGCGTTCGCCTCGCCGGCGTGCGGGTCGGCGCCGACCGCATCGCCGCCGCCGGCGATGCCGGGGCCGCCGCGCTGCGCCGGGCCACGCCGGCGCTGCTCACCATCGTCGCCGCCGACATGTGCGGCGCCGGCGAGTGGCAACTCCAGACGACCACCGCCTACGCCCAGGTGCGCAAGCAGTTCGACCGACCCCTCGGCTTCTTCCAGGCGGTGAAACATCCGCTCGTGAACATGATGCTCGCCGTCGACCAGGCGCGCTCGCTCGTCTACAACGCCGCCTGCGCCATCGACAGCGAGCCCGACCAGGCCGAGCGCTTCGCCCGCATGGCCAAGGCGAGCGCCGGCGACATGGCCGCCCTCTGCTCGGGCCGCTCGGTGCAGCTCCACGGCGGCATCGGCTTCACCTGGGAGTGCGACGTCCACCTCTGGTTCAAGCGCCAGCAGCACAACCAACTGCTGTTCGGCGACGCCGCCTACCAGCGCGCACGCCTGGCCGCGTTGGAATAA
- a CDS encoding periplasmic heavy metal sensor, whose product MTPRRLIAISSLAALIAAPAALLAQPPDGPDGPDGPHGPPPMMMRGMPGGGDAPGMVIPLMLHAANLTPEQRDKAKALMSANREPLRKLFDQLKTANDALAGKLVGPAPVDAAALKPEVERIAQARQQLMEHGLTIALGLRAILTPEQLAAVTAKRAKLEDLQRQMRELMRD is encoded by the coding sequence ATGACCCCACGTCGATTGATCGCCATCTCGTCGCTCGCGGCGCTGATCGCGGCGCCCGCGGCACTGCTCGCCCAACCGCCCGACGGCCCCGACGGTCCCGACGGGCCGCACGGCCCGCCGCCGATGATGATGCGCGGCATGCCGGGCGGCGGCGACGCGCCGGGCATGGTGATTCCGCTCATGCTGCACGCCGCCAACCTGACGCCGGAGCAGCGCGACAAGGCGAAGGCGCTGATGAGCGCCAACCGCGAGCCGCTGCGCAAGTTGTTCGACCAGCTCAAGACCGCCAACGACGCGCTGGCCGGCAAGTTGGTCGGCCCGGCGCCGGTGGACGCGGCGGCGCTCAAGCCCGAGGTCGAACGGATCGCGCAGGCGCGCCAACAGCTCATGGAGCACGGTCTCACCATCGCCCTCGGCCTGCGCGCCATCCTCACCCCCGAGCAACTGGCGGCGGTCACCGCCAAACGCGCCAAGCTCGAGGACCTGCAGCGCCAGATGCGCGAGCTGATGCGCGACTGA
- a CDS encoding crotonase/enoyl-CoA hydratase family protein, with amino-acid sequence MAEPAVIVEQDGHVLTVTLNRPDKRNAVNCEVMCRLYDAWKQLDEDDALRVAILTGRGSTFCAGMDLSEIGKLMSGKADNEWMTRVFGDMSIIYGAWLKTYRPAKPVILAAEGFARAGGTEILQGTDIRVAGESAVFGVTEVQRGLFPMAGSTVRLRRQIGYAVAAEMLLCGEDLPARRAHELGLINHVVPDGQALAKARQIADRIARNGPLAVKAIVATLRETEMMPEAEAFAIEQTHGMAVMASEDAKEGPRAFLEKREPVFRGR; translated from the coding sequence ATGGCCGAGCCCGCCGTCATCGTCGAGCAGGACGGACACGTCCTCACCGTCACGCTGAACCGCCCCGACAAACGCAACGCCGTCAACTGCGAGGTGATGTGCCGCCTCTACGACGCCTGGAAGCAACTCGACGAGGACGACGCGCTGCGGGTCGCGATCCTCACCGGCCGGGGCTCCACCTTCTGCGCCGGCATGGACCTGTCGGAGATCGGCAAGCTGATGAGCGGCAAGGCCGACAACGAGTGGATGACCCGGGTGTTCGGCGACATGTCGATCATCTACGGCGCCTGGCTCAAGACCTACCGGCCGGCGAAGCCGGTCATCCTCGCCGCCGAGGGCTTCGCGCGCGCCGGCGGGACGGAGATCCTGCAGGGCACCGACATCCGCGTCGCCGGCGAGAGCGCGGTGTTCGGCGTCACCGAGGTGCAGCGTGGCCTCTTTCCCATGGCGGGCTCGACGGTGCGGCTGCGCCGCCAGATCGGCTATGCGGTGGCCGCCGAAATGCTCCTCTGCGGCGAGGATCTGCCGGCGCGGCGCGCCCATGAGCTGGGACTGATCAACCACGTCGTGCCCGACGGCCAGGCGCTGGCGAAGGCGAGGCAGATCGCCGACCGCATCGCCAGGAACGGCCCCCTGGCGGTGAAGGCGATCGTCGCCACGCTGCGCGAGACGGAGATGATGCCGGAGGCCGAGGCGTTCGCGATCGAGCAGACGCACGGCATGGCGGTGATGGCGTCGGAGGACGCGAAGGAAGGGCCGCGCGCCTTCCTCGAGAAGCGCGAGCCCGTCTTCCGCGGTCGCTAG
- a CDS encoding RNA polymerase sigma factor encodes MQAAGHALTDDAATAEPPADYGDLHRAHYPRILRLCRVMLGDPDDAQEVCQDVFLKLHRALRDHGEPVRWEAWLTTVTVNACRDQRRSRWWRWFRSHETLDDHDIPDHRGGPEQLALDGETRRRVWRALDALPARQREVFALRQLEGHSTDETAALLGLSTGSVKQHLFRAIRQLRMALET; translated from the coding sequence ATGCAGGCAGCAGGCCACGCTTTGACCGACGACGCGGCGACGGCGGAACCGCCGGCGGACTACGGCGATCTCCATCGCGCCCACTACCCTCGCATCCTGCGCCTCTGCCGGGTGATGCTGGGCGATCCGGACGATGCCCAGGAGGTGTGCCAGGACGTTTTCCTCAAGCTCCATCGCGCCCTGCGCGACCACGGCGAGCCGGTGCGCTGGGAGGCGTGGCTGACCACGGTCACCGTCAACGCCTGCCGCGATCAGCGCCGCTCGCGCTGGTGGCGCTGGTTCCGCTCCCATGAGACGCTCGATGACCACGACATTCCCGATCACCGCGGCGGACCCGAACAGCTCGCGCTCGACGGCGAAACGCGGCGCCGCGTCTGGCGAGCGCTGGACGCGCTGCCGGCCCGGCAGCGCGAGGTCTTCGCGCTGCGCCAGCTCGAGGGGCACTCGACCGACGAGACGGCGGCGCTGCTCGGGCTCAGCACCGGCAGCGTCAAGCAGCACCTGTTCCGCGCCATCCGCCAGCTTCGCATGGCGCTGGAGACGTGA
- a CDS encoding fatty acid desaturase: MTEQGASRFEQYTVQEYARALRPHLPAEIFRPRPARLGWLPAHLAVIIGLAAYIVGGQPPWYVALACALVAGHSWACLGFLAHEVLHHAVVRNRAVERLVGYCGLLIFCLSPTLWIAWHNQQHHGNTGSPAADPDHFGTLASWRESAADRVVVDIAPGSRRKRSALFLFFTFSVHSAIVLLAHSRRGDYYARVSRRTVYLETAAMVAFWLAVAVAVGAWSFLFIGIVPALIANAVAMSYIATNHFLNPLTAINDPLVNSLSVRGPRWVEWLHLHFGYHVEHHIFPTVSARHGRTVRAALVRLYGDRYLSLPHGRALRLLYTRPKVHRDHDTLIDPRTLRAFQALAPGDLSMAALAD; the protein is encoded by the coding sequence GTGACCGAGCAGGGGGCGAGCCGTTTCGAGCAGTACACGGTGCAGGAATACGCGCGGGCGCTGCGTCCGCATCTGCCGGCGGAGATCTTCCGGCCGCGGCCGGCGCGGCTGGGGTGGCTGCCGGCGCACCTGGCCGTGATCATCGGCCTGGCGGCGTACATCGTCGGCGGGCAACCGCCCTGGTACGTCGCGCTCGCCTGCGCCTTGGTCGCCGGCCACAGTTGGGCCTGCCTCGGCTTCCTGGCGCACGAGGTGCTGCACCACGCGGTGGTCCGCAACCGCGCGGTGGAGCGGCTCGTCGGCTATTGCGGCCTGCTGATCTTCTGCCTGTCCCCGACGTTGTGGATCGCCTGGCACAACCAGCAGCACCACGGCAACACCGGCAGTCCCGCCGCCGACCCCGATCATTTCGGCACCCTGGCGAGCTGGCGCGAGAGCGCCGCCGACCGCGTCGTCGTCGACATCGCGCCCGGCTCGCGGCGCAAGCGCAGCGCGCTGTTCCTCTTCTTCACCTTCTCGGTGCACTCGGCGATCGTCCTCCTCGCGCACAGCCGGCGCGGCGACTACTACGCGCGCGTCTCGCGCCGCACCGTGTACCTGGAGACCGCCGCCATGGTGGCCTTCTGGCTCGCCGTGGCGGTCGCGGTCGGGGCGTGGAGCTTCCTCTTCATCGGCATCGTGCCGGCGCTGATCGCCAACGCGGTGGCGATGTCGTACATCGCCACCAACCACTTCCTGAACCCGCTCACGGCGATCAACGATCCGCTGGTCAATTCGCTCTCGGTGCGCGGGCCGCGCTGGGTCGAGTGGCTGCACCTGCACTTCGGCTACCACGTCGAGCACCACATCTTCCCCACCGTCAGCGCCCGCCACGGGCGCACCGTGCGCGCCGCGCTGGTCCGCCTGTACGGCGACCGCTACCTGTCGCTGCCGCACGGCCGGGCGCTCCGCCTGCTGTACACGCGGCCGAAGGTCCATCGCGATCACGACACGCTGATCGATCCGCGCACCCTGCGCGCCTTCCAGGCGCTGGCGCCAGGCGACCTGTCGATGGCGGCGCTCGCCGACTGA
- a CDS encoding nucleotidyltransferase substrate binding protein: MTLDLTSWQRALASLERAIVRSTAAPGDDEPRDAVIQRFEYSYELSWKMLKRHLEQVVPDPGAVDHWSFRTLMREAAERGLIAAVEPWIEYRHQRNLTAHAYDERTARRVYESSRSFIADARALLAAVERRNVD; encoded by the coding sequence ATGACGCTCGACCTCACATCGTGGCAGAGAGCCCTGGCCAGCCTCGAACGCGCCATCGTCCGATCGACCGCGGCCCCCGGCGATGACGAGCCGCGCGATGCCGTCATTCAGCGCTTCGAATACTCGTACGAGCTGTCGTGGAAGATGCTGAAGCGTCATCTCGAGCAGGTCGTGCCCGACCCCGGCGCCGTGGACCACTGGTCCTTTCGGACGCTCATGCGCGAGGCCGCCGAGCGCGGGCTGATTGCCGCCGTCGAGCCGTGGATCGAGTATCGCCACCAACGCAACCTGACCGCGCACGCCTACGACGAACGGACGGCGAGGCGGGTCTACGAGAGCAGCCGATCCTTCATCGCCGACGCCAGGGCGCTGCTCGCGGCCGTGGAGCGGCGGAATGTCGATTGA
- a CDS encoding periplasmic heavy metal sensor: MRRTMWALGGIAGAALVVAQAQARPPGPPPMGDGAMRAVMQMLHDGDLTDAQHDQVRAQMKTERASAEGTIDQLRAANDELTAALLASTAPDEATLRASLDKIAALRSALLDQQVQNALTIRGLLSADQLAAAAAAPAPDADCTKHPMP, translated from the coding sequence ATGAGACGAACGATGTGGGCGCTCGGCGGCATCGCCGGCGCGGCATTGGTGGTGGCACAGGCCCAGGCGCGACCGCCCGGACCGCCGCCGATGGGCGACGGCGCCATGCGCGCGGTCATGCAGATGCTGCACGACGGCGACCTGACCGACGCCCAGCACGATCAGGTACGCGCGCAGATGAAGACCGAGCGGGCAAGCGCGGAGGGCACCATCGACCAGTTGCGCGCCGCCAACGACGAGCTCACCGCCGCGCTGCTCGCTAGTACCGCGCCGGACGAGGCGACGTTGCGCGCCTCGCTGGACAAGATCGCCGCCCTGCGGTCCGCCCTGCTCGACCAACAGGTGCAGAATGCGCTGACGATCCGCGGCCTGCTCTCCGCCGACCAGCTCGCCGCCGCGGCGGCCGCTCCGGCGCCGGACGCCGATTGCACGAAGCACCCGATGCCCTGA
- a CDS encoding nucleotidyltransferase domain-containing protein, with protein MSIDLAPHVLERVRTILRAHVRDCEVWAFGSRVDGPSKPFSDLDLAVVSATELPTRRLALLAYAFEESDLPIKVDLIDWQSASPAFRQRIAAHHAIIERPEPTR; from the coding sequence ATGTCGATTGATCTCGCGCCCCACGTCCTGGAGCGCGTGCGGACCATCCTGCGCGCGCACGTCCGCGACTGCGAGGTGTGGGCCTTCGGCTCGCGCGTCGATGGTCCGAGCAAGCCCTTCTCCGACCTCGACCTGGCCGTGGTCTCGGCGACCGAGCTGCCGACCCGGCGCCTCGCACTGCTCGCCTACGCCTTCGAGGAGTCCGATCTGCCCATCAAGGTCGACCTGATCGACTGGCAGTCGGCGTCGCCGGCCTTTCGCCAGCGGATCGCCGCGCACCACGCGATCATCGAGCGGCCTGAACCGACCCGGTGA